The following coding sequences are from one Brienomyrus brachyistius isolate T26 chromosome 15, BBRACH_0.4, whole genome shotgun sequence window:
- the dohh gene encoding deoxyhypusine hydroxylase — protein sequence MANEQQVAAVGRILANPQENLTARFRALFTLRNLGGAQAIDWISKTFVDDSALLKHELAYCLGQMQDERAIPTLEAVLKDISQEPMVRHEAGEALGAIGNPKVLDLLKKYADDPVIEVAETCQLAVRRLEWLMSSRDPEEDGMDRNPYSSVDPAPPAQRRSIPELRAQLLDETLPLFERYRAMFALRNLGSAEAVLALGEGLQCGSALFRHEVAYVLGQMQHEAGIPQLQAALERRGENAMVRHECAEALGAIGRESCLQTLQRYRDDGERVVKESCEVALDMYEYENSSQFQYADGLLRVQGAE from the exons ATGGCAAAtgagcagcaggtggcagcagtggGCAGAATCCTGGCCAACCCACAGGAAAACCTAACAGCCCGCTTTCGGGCGCTCTTCACCTTGCGCAACCTCGGCGGGGCCCAGGCTATCGACTGGATCAGCAAGACGTTTGTGGACGACTCGGCGCTGCTGAAGCACGAGCTGGCCTACTGCCTGGGCCAGATGCAGGATGAACGGGCTATTCCCACGCTGGAAGCTGTGCTGAAGGATATTTCccaggagccaatggtgcgacatGAAGCTG GAGAAGCCTTGGGGGCGATAGGGAACCCAAAGGTCCTTGACCTGCTGAAGAAATATGCTGATGACCCAGTGATAGAG GTGGCAGAGACATGCCAGCTAGCCGTTCGGCGGTTGGAGTGGCTCATGAGCAGCAGAGACCCCGAGGAGGACGGGATGGACCGCAACCCCTACTCTTCAGttgaccctgcccccccagcccagcgCAGGAGCATTCCAGAGCTGCGGGCACAGCTGCTGGACGAGACGCTCCCGCTGTTCGAACGCTACAGGGCCATGTTCGCGCTACGTAACCTGGGAAGCGCGGAGGCCGTGCTGGCGCTGGGAGAAG GTCTCCAGTGTGGCAGTGCCCTGTTCCGCCATGAGGTGGCCTACGTGCTGGGCCAGATGCAGCACGAGGCTGGCATTCCGCAGCTGCAGGCTGCGCTGGAGCGGCGTGGCGAGAACGCCATGGTGCGGCACGAGTGCGCCGAGGCCCTGGGCGCCATCGGCAGGGAGTCATGCCTGCAGACGCTGCAGCGATACCGGGACGACGGCGAGCGCGTGGTGAAGGAGAGCTGCGAGGTGGCGCTGGACATGTACGAGTATGAGAACAGCTCGCAGTTCCAGTACGCTGACGGGCTTCTgcgtgtgcagggagcagagtGA